TCCAGGGAGGTGGGTGGAGCTGGGGCTGCTCGCACTCGATGGCCCAACTCGTCGGCTACCACGTAGGCGGGGCTGGCTTCACCGCCTTCTGCTCGACCGATTGCTACCCGAACCCTCCGGGACTGACGATGAACAACGGCGTCTCGATCTTCGAGGGCGATGGCAACTGCGGCGGCCTGGTGTCGGTGCAGCTTGGCCAGATGGCGGAAGCCGAGGTCGGCTGGAGGATCGTCTTCAACGCCCAGGACACGGTCAACTCGGTCGCCTACGGCGTCGGCTTCGCCACCGCTGCGGGCGGTCTCACGCCCAGCGTCACCTGGCTGACCTCGACCACCGGAATCGACGAACGCGATCCGGTGATGGCGCGGATCGGTTCGGGCACACCGGAGCGTTACCTGGTCGGCTGGAGAACCGAGAGCGACGGCGCCTTTCACCTCGGAGTGATCGACGACGCCGGCGCCTTCCTCGAAGGCCCGGAGCAGCTGAGCCCGTCCGGCCCCGGTTGGGGCAACCGTGACGACTCCTTCCGCCAGACCGCCGACAGCACGATCGCCTGGGTCGAGGGCGCTTCCAACTCATCAGTCCTCATGCTCTACAACTACCTCGACGCGGCACTTTTTGCGGACGGCTTCGAGACCGGCTACCCGGACCGATGGAGCGCGAGCACGCCGTAGCGAGGGTGCCACGTTTCGAGTAGCCGGATCGTGGGAGTCCGGGGCCTCTTCCGGCCCGCGGCGACTACTCTTCGGTAGTCTCCTCCGCGGAAGCCGGAGTCAGTGTATAGCCCATCTGCTGGAACATGGACAGCTGGTTGTAGTACTGCCAGACCTCGGTCGTTTTCCCGTCGACCGCGCGTGAGATCGCGACCCCCTGGAGCTGGACCGGCTGACCGCTGGGCGGTAGACCCTGGAGTGGGCCGGTGTTGGTTCCGGTCATCGTCCACCGGATCACGGTCTTGTCTCCGGCCACGAGGACCTCGTCGAAGGTGACGTGGAAATCCGGAAACGCGGTACGGAAGTCAGTCACGAGCTCCTTGAAGGCAGCCGTGCCGACGACATCCTCACCGATATCGACAACGTGCCAGACGAAGTCCGGGGCGTACAACTCGTCCACCAGGCCGAGGTCGCCGTTGTTCCAGATTGCCAGGTAGGGATCCATCGGAGGGATCTCCACCTCCGGCGCTTGGGTGCTTGGACAGCAGCCGATTGCTATCCCCACCACTCCGAGCGCGATCACCAGGCCAAACAGATTCTTCACGGGTGTCTTGTGACGCATGTCCTCCTCCTTCGCTCGTCCGGACGAGCGCACTCGATCAATCAACGACGGTGGTCGATACCAACCAAGATGTGTCCTGCGGTACGTGAAGTCAACCGATGCGTGCTTGCCCGCTCTCAGGGACACTCGGCGGAGCTTCGGCTCCGCACACGGTGTCCGGTCCCCAGGCCCTGCTGTGCCGCGAACTGGGCGAAGAGCCCGCCGGCCGCGATCAGCTCGGCGAAGGTACCGCTCTCGACGATTCGCCCGCTGTCGAGGACGTGAATCATGTCAGCCTCGGCGATCGTCGACAGCCGATGGGCCACCGCCAGCGTGGTGCGGCCCTCCGACGCCCGATCCAGGGCGGCCTGCACGAGCCGTTCCGAGACCGTATCGAGGGCGCTGGTCGCTTCGTCCAGAAGGAGCACCGGAGGGTCCTTGAGCAGCACCCGGGCGATGGCGATCCGCTGCTGCTCACCGCCCGAGAGCCGGTAGCCGCGCTCCCCCACCACGGTCTCGTATCCGTCCTCGAAGCTCATGATGGTGTCGTGGATATTGGCCGCGCGGCAGGCCTCTATCATCTCGGCATCACTCGCGTCGGGCTTGGCGTACCGCAGGTTCTGGGCGATCGTCGCGTGAAACAGGTAGTTTTCCTGGCT
The sequence above is drawn from the Acidobacteriota bacterium genome and encodes:
- a CDS encoding ester cyclase codes for the protein MRHKTPVKNLFGLVIALGVVGIAIGCCPSTQAPEVEIPPMDPYLAIWNNGDLGLVDELYAPDFVWHVVDIGEDVVGTAAFKELVTDFRTAFPDFHVTFDEVLVAGDKTVIRWTMTGTNTGPLQGLPPSGQPVQLQGVAISRAVDGKTTEVWQYYNQLSMFQQMGYTLTPASAEETTEE